In the Adlercreutzia equolifaciens DSM 19450 genome, one interval contains:
- a CDS encoding O-acetylhomoserine aminocarboxypropyltransferase/cysteine synthase family protein: protein MSERIGTTCVQGGWRPGDGEPRQVPIYQNTTWKYDTSEHMGRLFDLEESGYFYTRLANPTNDAVAAKIAELEGGAAAMLTSSGQAANFFAVFNIAGAGDHVVASSAIYGGTYNLLAHTMGRMGLECTFVDPHCTDEELKAAFRPNTKCVFGETIANPALAVLDIERFAAAAHAHGVPLIVDNTFPTPVLCRPIEWGADIVTHSTTKYMDGHGASVGGVIVDAGRFDWSAHADKFPGLTTPDESYHGVVYAERFGLEGAYITKATAQLMRDLGSIQSPQNAFLINLGLESLHLRMARHAENGRAVAEHLAAHPKVAWVRHPSLAGDSEAALAAKYLPDGSCGVVSFGVAGGRAAAETFMKNLRLAQIATHVADARTCVLHPANATHRQMNDAELEAAGISADLVRLSCGIEDAADLIADIDQALAAVE from the coding sequence ATGAGCGAGCGGATTGGAACGACCTGCGTGCAAGGCGGGTGGCGGCCCGGCGACGGCGAGCCGCGCCAGGTGCCCATCTACCAGAACACCACCTGGAAGTACGACACGAGCGAGCACATGGGGCGCCTGTTCGATCTGGAGGAGTCCGGCTACTTCTACACGCGGCTGGCGAACCCCACCAACGACGCGGTGGCGGCGAAGATCGCCGAGCTGGAAGGCGGCGCGGCGGCCATGCTCACCTCCTCGGGCCAGGCGGCGAACTTCTTCGCGGTGTTCAACATCGCCGGCGCGGGCGATCACGTGGTGGCCTCGTCGGCCATCTACGGGGGCACCTACAACCTGCTCGCCCACACCATGGGCCGCATGGGCCTGGAGTGCACCTTCGTCGATCCGCACTGCACCGACGAGGAGCTCAAAGCCGCCTTCCGGCCCAACACGAAGTGCGTCTTCGGCGAGACCATCGCGAACCCGGCGCTGGCGGTGCTCGACATCGAGCGCTTCGCGGCGGCGGCCCACGCTCACGGCGTGCCGCTCATCGTGGACAACACCTTCCCCACGCCGGTGCTGTGCCGCCCCATCGAGTGGGGCGCCGACATCGTGACCCACTCCACCACCAAGTACATGGACGGCCACGGCGCTTCCGTCGGAGGCGTCATCGTGGATGCGGGCCGCTTCGACTGGAGCGCCCACGCCGACAAGTTCCCGGGGCTCACGACGCCCGACGAGAGCTACCACGGCGTGGTGTACGCCGAGCGCTTCGGTCTGGAGGGCGCCTACATCACCAAGGCGACGGCCCAGCTCATGCGCGATCTGGGCTCCATCCAGTCGCCGCAGAACGCCTTCCTCATCAATTTGGGGCTTGAGAGCCTGCATCTGCGCATGGCCCGGCACGCCGAGAACGGGCGCGCGGTGGCCGAGCACTTGGCGGCCCACCCGAAGGTGGCCTGGGTGCGCCATCCCTCGCTTGCCGGCGACTCCGAGGCGGCGCTGGCGGCGAAGTACCTGCCGGACGGATCCTGCGGCGTGGTGAGCTTCGGCGTGGCCGGCGGGCGCGCGGCGGCCGAGACGTTCATGAAGAACCTGCGCCTGGCCCAGATCGCCACCCATGTGGCCGACGCGCGCACCTGCGTGCTTCACCCGGCCAACGCCACGCACCGGCAGATGAACGACGCGGAGCTTGAGGCGGCCGGCATCAGCGCCGACCTCGTGCGCCTGTCCTGCGGCATCGAGGACGCCGCCGACCTCATCGCCGACATCGACCAGGCCCTGGCTGCCGTGGAATAG
- the metA gene encoding homoserine O-acetyltransferase MetA yields the protein MPIRIPDALPATAALEAENIFVMTEHRAMHQDIRPLRLLLLNLMPTKITTETQILRKLSNTPLQVEVELLQTASHDSKNTAAEHLETFYTTFDAVRDEHFDGLIITGAPVERLEFEEVDYWPELCEIMEWSKTHVHSTLHICWGAQAGIYYHYGVPKHELPEKMFGVFPHEVVKRTSPLVRGFDETFFAPHSRFTEVRAADIEAHPALELIAVSDEAGVYVAKSTDSQNFFVFGHPEYDREALKAEYDRDIAKGMGIAVPAHYFPDDDPAREPVSTWFSCAQLLYTNWLNYYVYQTTPYDITRAGDRE from the coding sequence ATGCCCATTCGCATTCCCGATGCGCTGCCGGCCACGGCGGCGCTTGAGGCCGAGAACATCTTCGTCATGACCGAGCATCGCGCCATGCACCAGGACATCCGCCCGTTGCGGCTGCTGCTGCTGAACCTCATGCCCACCAAGATCACCACGGAGACCCAGATTCTGCGGAAGCTGTCGAACACGCCCCTGCAGGTTGAAGTGGAGCTTCTGCAAACCGCGAGCCACGACTCGAAGAACACGGCCGCCGAGCACCTGGAGACCTTCTACACCACCTTCGACGCAGTGCGCGACGAACACTTCGACGGCCTCATCATCACCGGTGCGCCGGTGGAGCGTCTGGAATTCGAAGAAGTGGACTACTGGCCGGAACTCTGCGAGATCATGGAGTGGTCGAAGACCCACGTGCACTCCACGCTGCACATCTGCTGGGGCGCCCAGGCCGGCATCTACTACCACTACGGCGTGCCCAAGCACGAGCTGCCCGAGAAGATGTTCGGCGTGTTCCCCCACGAGGTGGTCAAGCGCACGTCGCCGCTCGTGCGCGGGTTCGACGAGACGTTCTTCGCGCCCCACTCGCGCTTCACCGAGGTGCGGGCCGCCGACATCGAGGCGCATCCCGCACTTGAGCTGATCGCCGTGTCCGACGAGGCGGGCGTGTACGTGGCGAAGTCCACCGACTCGCAGAACTTCTTCGTGTTCGGTCACCCCGAGTACGACCGCGAGGCGCTGAAAGCGGAATACGACCGCGACATCGCCAAGGGGATGGGCATCGCCGTGCCGGCCCATTACTTCCCCGACGATGACCCGGCGCGCGAGCCGGTTTCCACGTGGTTCTCCTGCGCCCAGTTGCTCTACACCAACTGGCTGAACTACTATGTGTACCAAACGACCCCCTACGACATCACCCGCGCCGGCGATAGGGAATAG
- a CDS encoding type II toxin-antitoxin system HicA family toxin, which produces MTAREAIRLTKKMGGRFVRHGARHDIFANAAGEEFPIPRHPGDLSPGVERAIKEKLGLL; this is translated from the coding sequence ATGACAGCTAGAGAAGCGATACGGCTCACCAAGAAAATGGGCGGCCGCTTCGTCAGACACGGGGCGAGACATGACATCTTCGCGAATGCGGCTGGCGAAGAGTTTCCTATCCCCCGCCACCCCGGAGATCTTTCGCCGGGGGTCGAGCGAGCCATCAAAGAAAAGCTAGGGCTTCTCTAA
- a CDS encoding type II toxin-antitoxin system HicB family antitoxin, with the protein MKFLYEAILTPWSGGWEAEFPDLGICTQGDTLFDAAFMAQDLLTLWISQALREGRPLPEPRMDHPAPANGKAIAVAVECDADTPPLATMTVQEAADTLDVSTSRIHAMIRDGILRTEKVGSARLVSADDVIDYFNSPRTAGRPKKVATA; encoded by the coding sequence ATGAAGTTTCTCTACGAAGCCATCCTCACCCCGTGGAGCGGCGGGTGGGAAGCTGAGTTTCCCGACCTGGGCATCTGCACCCAGGGGGACACGTTGTTCGATGCGGCCTTCATGGCACAAGATCTGCTGACCCTCTGGATTTCCCAGGCGCTTCGCGAAGGGCGACCCTTGCCGGAGCCTCGGATGGACCATCCCGCACCCGCAAATGGCAAAGCCATCGCCGTTGCCGTGGAGTGCGATGCCGACACGCCTCCCCTCGCCACCATGACCGTTCAGGAGGCGGCGGATACCCTCGATGTCAGCACTTCGCGTATACACGCTATGATTCGCGACGGCATCCTGAGAACCGAGAAAGTCGGCAGCGCCCGCCTTGTGTCAGCCGACGATGTCATAGACTATTTCAATAGCCCCCGAACCGCTGGCCGCCCAAAGAAGGTCGCGACCGCCTGA
- a CDS encoding response regulator transcription factor has product MAGAVLNEREGAEAVRGAHRVGWGRAVFGSACLWAWGFLAYLSPVLIPAERPVGGVGIEVGFFVSQGAVVVAAVAIVLALRKHSVAVGRGVLLACASLLALASALLPLTVAIDAPWPLVGCGAICGVAGTLLGCAWGARYSLESRDVSAVVMVSFLVAYGIYFVILLLYVATPFVVAAQVVVVFLPIASWGLWFWDASARSGLAPEVFPSSALSTDIAGSPGSSGKAPGEVTAGSRELHALPWRSLGVIAVAALVGNVMASVIMGTSYEGADSLYPGGIALCACIATMALVPLTAERAAFSVAQLYRITVTFSVVGLVAILVLGAAAVPVGGALVQGCTLFFQPLVYVVVTRSTRLRGLSPLVAFGVGQALISAVVLAGNLVGKLLFQMAGETPLLLSAVCGAGVLALFFMVVARAAQVGEEGNEEKDGGTEETEAETRGADRVKAAAAGRGSSGVAAGERLFEDGGTTEAATLPNGDCAAGVGAQGEDSAAVFARAVGLTARETEILSLLVRGRTLPYIANELFVTTGTVKTHVRHIYEKALVNNRQELLDKVEAR; this is encoded by the coding sequence GTGGCTGGGGCTGTGCTAAATGAACGAGAAGGTGCCGAGGCGGTGCGGGGCGCCCACCGCGTGGGCTGGGGCCGGGCGGTGTTCGGCTCGGCCTGTCTGTGGGCTTGGGGGTTTCTGGCGTATCTGAGCCCCGTGCTCATTCCCGCCGAGCGACCGGTCGGCGGCGTCGGCATCGAAGTCGGTTTCTTCGTCTCCCAAGGTGCGGTGGTGGTTGCCGCTGTGGCCATCGTCCTCGCTTTGCGGAAGCATTCCGTCGCGGTGGGGCGCGGCGTGCTGCTGGCGTGTGCCTCGCTGCTCGCGCTGGCGAGCGCGCTGCTTCCGCTGACGGTGGCGATCGACGCGCCATGGCCCCTCGTCGGCTGCGGGGCGATATGCGGGGTGGCGGGAACGCTGCTCGGCTGCGCCTGGGGCGCCCGCTACTCCTTGGAGTCGAGGGATGTGTCGGCAGTCGTCATGGTCTCGTTCCTCGTGGCCTATGGGATCTATTTCGTAATTCTCTTGCTTTACGTCGCAACGCCCTTTGTCGTGGCGGCCCAGGTCGTTGTTGTCTTTCTGCCCATAGCTTCCTGGGGCCTCTGGTTCTGGGATGCCTCGGCACGTTCGGGGCTTGCTCCCGAGGTGTTCCCCTCCTCTGCTCTCTCCACCGACATAGCGGGTTCGCCGGGTTCCTCCGGGAAGGCTCCCGGTGAGGTGACGGCCGGCTCGCGCGAGCTGCATGCGCTTCCGTGGCGCTCGCTGGGGGTGATTGCCGTGGCGGCCCTTGTGGGCAACGTGATGGCCTCGGTCATCATGGGCACTTCCTACGAGGGGGCCGACAGCCTTTACCCGGGCGGCATCGCTCTTTGCGCCTGCATCGCCACCATGGCGCTCGTGCCCCTGACGGCTGAGCGGGCGGCCTTCTCCGTAGCGCAGCTGTATCGCATCACCGTCACCTTCAGCGTCGTGGGTCTTGTGGCCATTCTGGTGCTCGGCGCGGCGGCGGTGCCGGTCGGAGGGGCGCTCGTTCAGGGCTGCACGCTGTTCTTCCAGCCGCTCGTCTATGTGGTGGTGACGCGCAGCACCCGTCTTCGGGGCTTGTCCCCCTTGGTGGCTTTCGGTGTGGGCCAAGCGCTGATCAGCGCCGTGGTGCTCGCGGGGAACCTCGTCGGCAAGCTGCTGTTTCAGATGGCGGGAGAGACGCCCTTGCTACTGTCTGCCGTATGCGGCGCCGGTGTGCTCGCGCTGTTCTTCATGGTGGTGGCCCGAGCCGCGCAGGTGGGGGAAGAGGGGAACGAGGAGAAAGACGGCGGTACGGAAGAAACGGAAGCCGAAACGAGAGGCGCCGATCGGGTTAAGGCTGCTGCTGCTGGACGCGGCTCTTCTGGTGTTGCGGCAGGAGAACGGCTCTTTGAGGACGGCGGCACCACCGAGGCTGCAACGCTGCCGAATGGTGATTGTGCCGCTGGCGTCGGAGCGCAGGGAGAAGATTCCGCCGCTGTTTTTGCGCGGGCAGTAGGACTAACGGCCCGCGAGACGGAGATCCTCTCACTGCTGGTGCGCGGTCGCACCCTTCCTTACATCGCCAACGAGCTGTTCGTGACCACGGGCACCGTGAAGACCCACGTGCGCCACATCTACGAGAAGGCCCTGGTCAACAACCGACAGGAACTCCTCGACAAGGTGGAGGCCCGCTAG